The Algoriphagus sp. TR-M9 genome has a window encoding:
- the nirB gene encoding nitrite reductase large subunit NirB, producing the protein MQKVIVIGNGMVGYKFCEKLAAHPLRDQFQITVFGEESRPAYDRVHLSEYFTLDSADKLLLASRNWYDENQITLRTGEMITDIETKSKRVLTHKHEYFEYDYLILATGSSCFVPTIKGVDKPGVFIYRTIEDLDAIKDYAQKLKNEGKFKASVLGGGLLGLEAANAAKELGMQTDVIEFAPRLMPRQLNQAASDMLQNKIESLGIKVHLGKNSQEIVGEDGIEQIDFTDETTLKTDMLIISAGIRPRDELAVKSGLKTGERGGVYVNNKMETSDPAIYAIGEVALYNNGIYGLVAPGYEMAGVAVEQITGGEKLMSPTIDMSTQLKLVGTEVASFGDPFIENENVTAIVYENKQRGVYKRINIAKDGSKLLGGIMVGDSSDYNTLFQLYINAMKLPENPEDLILGSRGGESKSALGSVLDLPDTAQICSCEAVSKGAICDSISSGACCSFTDVVKSTKASSSCGGCKPMVTDLVNATLKSMGQEVKETICEHFEYSRQELYDLVKLHSIMDFDEALDKHGKGHGCETCKPVLASIFASIYMETANRQAPIQDSNDRFLANIQRNGSYSVVPRVPGGEITPEKLMVLGQVAKKYDLYTKITGGQRIDLFGAQLHELPMIWKELIDAGFESGHAYGKSLRTVKSCVGSTWCRYGLHDSVSFAIRIEERYKGLRSPHKLKGGVSGCIRECAEARGKDFGVIAVEGGWNLFVCGNGGATPKHAVLLAEKLDDETCIKYLDRFLVYYIRTAAPLQRTAPWLDKLEGGIDYLKKVIVEDSLGIGEELEAEMEELVQRYACEWKEAIEDPQMMKRFKPFVNSDETDDSLVFVPMREQKMPRPW; encoded by the coding sequence ATGCAGAAAGTTATTGTCATAGGAAATGGAATGGTAGGGTATAAGTTCTGCGAAAAACTCGCCGCCCACCCACTTAGAGATCAATTTCAGATCACTGTTTTCGGTGAAGAATCCAGGCCCGCTTACGATCGTGTCCACCTAAGCGAATATTTCACGCTAGACTCAGCAGACAAACTGCTACTGGCATCGAGAAACTGGTACGATGAAAATCAGATTACCCTAAGAACCGGGGAAATGATCACTGACATCGAAACCAAATCCAAACGCGTGCTTACCCATAAGCATGAGTATTTCGAGTATGACTATCTGATTTTAGCCACAGGCTCTTCCTGCTTTGTCCCAACCATCAAAGGAGTGGACAAACCGGGCGTATTTATCTACAGAACCATAGAAGACCTGGATGCCATCAAGGACTACGCCCAAAAATTAAAGAATGAAGGCAAATTCAAAGCTTCGGTTCTTGGAGGCGGACTGCTAGGACTGGAAGCAGCAAATGCAGCAAAAGAACTGGGCATGCAAACAGACGTCATCGAATTTGCCCCGCGTCTCATGCCCAGACAATTGAACCAGGCAGCGAGCGACATGCTGCAAAACAAGATTGAAAGCCTCGGCATCAAGGTGCATCTAGGCAAAAATTCCCAAGAAATCGTAGGCGAGGACGGTATTGAGCAAATCGATTTTACTGACGAAACCACGCTAAAAACCGATATGCTGATCATCTCCGCAGGCATTCGACCTAGGGATGAATTGGCAGTGAAAAGTGGCTTGAAAACCGGTGAGCGCGGTGGAGTTTATGTAAATAACAAAATGGAAACCTCCGACCCGGCGATCTACGCTATCGGAGAAGTGGCACTTTATAACAATGGAATCTACGGACTAGTCGCGCCAGGTTATGAAATGGCGGGAGTCGCTGTAGAACAAATCACCGGCGGGGAAAAGCTGATGAGTCCTACTATAGACATGTCCACCCAACTGAAACTCGTCGGTACAGAAGTAGCTTCTTTTGGCGATCCATTTATAGAAAATGAAAACGTCACCGCGATAGTTTATGAAAATAAGCAACGCGGAGTCTATAAAAGAATCAATATCGCCAAGGATGGATCCAAGCTTCTTGGTGGGATCATGGTGGGTGATTCTTCAGATTACAATACCCTTTTCCAGCTGTACATCAATGCGATGAAGCTTCCTGAGAATCCTGAAGATTTGATCTTAGGCTCTAGAGGTGGAGAAAGCAAAAGCGCGCTGGGATCTGTGTTGGATCTTCCGGACACGGCTCAGATTTGTTCCTGTGAGGCGGTCTCCAAAGGCGCAATTTGCGATTCCATCAGCAGTGGAGCCTGCTGTTCTTTCACAGATGTAGTGAAAAGCACCAAAGCTTCCAGTTCCTGCGGTGGCTGTAAACCTATGGTGACGGACCTGGTGAATGCCACACTGAAGTCCATGGGACAAGAAGTCAAAGAAACCATCTGCGAGCACTTCGAGTACAGCCGGCAGGAATTGTACGATCTGGTAAAGCTGCACAGCATTATGGATTTCGATGAAGCGCTGGACAAACATGGGAAAGGACACGGCTGTGAAACCTGCAAGCCGGTTTTAGCTTCGATATTTGCCAGTATTTACATGGAAACCGCTAATCGTCAGGCTCCTATCCAGGATTCAAACGATAGATTTCTGGCAAATATTCAGAGAAACGGCTCTTATTCCGTCGTGCCTAGAGTTCCGGGAGGAGAGATTACTCCTGAGAAATTGATGGTGCTGGGACAAGTGGCAAAGAAATACGATCTCTATACCAAAATCACCGGGGGCCAGCGAATAGACCTTTTTGGAGCGCAGCTTCATGAGCTTCCCATGATTTGGAAAGAGCTGATTGACGCGGGTTTCGAAAGTGGGCACGCCTATGGCAAATCACTTAGAACCGTAAAAAGCTGTGTGGGATCGACATGGTGTCGTTATGGCTTGCATGACAGCGTGAGTTTTGCGATCCGAATTGAGGAGCGATATAAAGGACTTCGCTCTCCCCACAAGCTCAAAGGCGGTGTATCCGGATGTATACGTGAATGCGCAGAGGCTAGAGGAAAGGACTTTGGCGTGATCGCGGTAGAAGGCGGATGGAACCTGTTTGTATGTGGCAATGGCGGAGCCACGCCAAAACACGCTGTTCTTTTGGCAGAAAAGCTAGACGACGAAACCTGCATCAAGTACCTCGATAGATTCCTGGTGTACTACATACGAACAGCCGCGCCCCTGCAAAGAACAGCCCCTTGGCTGGACAAATTGGAAGGAGGAATAGACTACCTGAAGAAGGTAATCGTGGAAGACAGCCTGGGAATCGGCGAGGAACTGGAAGCTGAAATGGAAGAATTGGTGCAGCGCTATGCCTGCGAGTGGAAAGAAGCCATAGAAGATCCTCAGATGATGAAGCGGTTCAAGCCATTTGTGAATTCTGATGAGACGGACGATAGCTTGGTATTCGTGCCAATGAGAGAACAAAAAATGCCTAGACCTTGGTAA
- a CDS encoding MFS transporter, with amino-acid sequence MESLLTHKATRLNLLDFKSIPIRTFWITSIAFFTCFFAWFGIVPFMPDVVKDLGLTPSQKWNATVLAVAGTVFARLLIGKLCDKYGPRLCYTWLLILGSIPVIASGLVQTPMQFYICRLLTGFIGASFVITQVHTSLMFASNVVGTANATSAGWGNLGGGANRLGMPIIAAIVIGLGVAEADAWRYAMVIAGVVCFSMGLVYYFFTKDTPEGNFKELEEKGEKVPTTKKDKVGFSTAIKDYRVWLLFFVYAASFGIELTVYGTMDDYLQNTFQLERLTAGNIVLSFALMNIFARTLGGYFGDKFGKLRGLKGRVWFLAAILIVEGLMLSLFSLATGIFVGFALLIAFSLSVQMAEGATFSVVPFVNRKAIGSISGIVGAGGNFGAFLAALFLSSKSAVAEKAALIASESLSAEAAAAAQSAAAASAVSAGYLIIGGMIVVSGVIALAIRFSTADEKVAEVELSKLQPELVRADN; translated from the coding sequence ATGGAATCACTACTTACCCACAAAGCAACTAGACTAAATCTTTTAGATTTCAAGAGCATTCCGATCCGGACTTTCTGGATCACCTCTATTGCATTCTTCACCTGCTTTTTCGCATGGTTTGGCATAGTCCCATTCATGCCAGACGTAGTCAAGGACCTCGGACTCACGCCATCCCAAAAATGGAACGCTACCGTATTGGCAGTAGCGGGCACGGTTTTCGCCAGATTACTCATCGGAAAACTATGTGACAAGTACGGCCCCAGGCTTTGTTACACCTGGCTTTTGATCCTAGGCTCTATTCCTGTGATCGCCAGCGGACTGGTGCAGACGCCTATGCAGTTTTACATTTGCCGTTTGCTGACAGGCTTTATCGGCGCTTCTTTCGTCATCACCCAAGTTCATACCTCGCTCATGTTTGCCTCCAATGTAGTTGGCACGGCGAATGCCACTTCTGCTGGCTGGGGAAATCTAGGCGGTGGAGCCAATAGATTGGGAATGCCGATCATTGCCGCCATAGTGATTGGTCTGGGAGTAGCTGAGGCTGACGCTTGGAGGTATGCCATGGTCATTGCTGGAGTAGTTTGCTTCAGCATGGGACTGGTGTACTACTTCTTCACCAAAGACACCCCTGAAGGAAACTTCAAAGAACTAGAGGAAAAGGGAGAAAAAGTGCCTACCACAAAAAAAGACAAGGTGGGATTCTCTACCGCAATCAAAGATTACCGGGTTTGGCTCCTTTTTTTCGTGTATGCCGCTAGTTTCGGCATAGAGCTGACCGTGTATGGCACCATGGATGATTACTTGCAAAACACCTTTCAGCTGGAGCGACTCACTGCCGGCAACATAGTTCTATCTTTTGCGCTGATGAATATTTTTGCCAGAACACTGGGAGGATACTTTGGCGACAAGTTTGGTAAACTACGCGGTCTCAAAGGTAGAGTATGGTTCTTGGCAGCCATATTAATTGTGGAAGGGTTAATGCTTAGTTTATTCTCTTTAGCCACAGGAATATTCGTTGGTTTTGCCTTACTGATTGCATTTAGCCTATCCGTACAGATGGCAGAAGGAGCCACCTTTTCCGTGGTGCCTTTCGTGAATAGAAAAGCCATTGGATCCATATCGGGAATAGTAGGAGCAGGAGGGAATTTCGGAGCCTTTTTGGCAGCACTTTTTCTCAGTTCCAAATCAGCAGTGGCCGAAAAAGCTGCTCTGATTGCCAGTGAATCACTCAGTGCTGAAGCTGCTGCCGCCGCTCAGTCTGCTGCTGCCGCCAGCGCAGTATCTGCGGGGTATTTGATCATAGGCGGCATGATTGTAGTTTCCGGAGTGATAGCCTTGGCCATTCGATTCAGCACAGCCGATGAAAAAGTAGCCGAAGTAGAATTAAGTAAACTGCAGCCTGAATTAGTACGCGCAGATAATTAA
- a CDS encoding molybdopterin-dependent oxidoreductase → MPDKKVKTTCSYCGVGCGIVAGVDAQQKVQVEGDKDHPVNQGMLCSKGMNLHYVVNDTSDRILHPEMRWSRSHPRERVSWDDALDRAAGVFKSLIQKHGPKSVGFYVSGQCLTEEYYVVNKLTKGFLGTNNIDTNSRLCMSSAVVAYKKTFGEDSVPISYEDIELADAFLIAGANPAWCHPILFRRLEKHKEKNPNVKIIVVDPRKTDSASFADIHLQIIPGTDIILYNAIGKRIIDIGLADKAFIEKHTENYLKYRKQVMATSLKEASKLCGISVDEIKQVAEIIGESKGFISMWAMGLNQSAVGTDKNFSLLNLSLVTGRIGKPGNGPFSLTGQPNAMGGREVGGMASLLAAHKELSNPIHRQEVANFWGVHEISAEPGYSATEMFDALESGEMKAIWIICTNPLVSLPNSKKIEKALKNAKFVVVQDISHKADTVAYADLVLPAAGWLEKEGTMTNSERRISYLNKGINPPGEARADVEILCDFAKRMGFRGFNFSNSEEIYEEYCAMTKGTNIDISYLNYDRLKNEGTFQWPVPEYRHAGTPRLFSDRKFYTPSQKAVFNIPAQISNTSEQTSKEYPLILTTGRVRDQWHTMTKTGKVSRLRTHYPSPVLEINPIDAYLDKVKDGDVVEVKSKNGMVRVKAKLSKAIREGVVFLPMHWGKQLQSDLNRANNLTKTVVDPQSKEPDFKFTTVSVSKYKKAKEKIVVVGAGAAAFRFIQNYREHNETDEIHVFSKEPHPFYNRVLLPEYVTEELTWEQLQKIKEQELKKLKISLHTELSVEKIDPELQLVVDDKGQEYSFDKLILATGSRAFIPKDAQLDLPGRFTMRSKIDADRFKDYLDATHLPPENQHVVIIGGGLLGLELAAALQHNRVKVTIVQRASRLMERQLDEVSSKLLSLDVQERGIHVYFDNEVSTVFDDEEHKSLSITLKSGKIIYANAVVYAIGTQPNIKIARDNGIICGRGIKVNQHLQTNYPNIFAIGEIAEFENQLFGITSAAEEQAMVLANYIAGDVSSIYSGSVLMNILKFKDLELCSIGDISIPENDDSYEEIIFTDISRRYYKKCIVKDDLLVGAVLMGDKNEFAEFKSLIENKIELSEKRKSLLMGSSDTRPVIGKLVCSCSRVGEGNIKEAIADGCTDFTALCQQTGAGLGCGSCKTEVREILHQSKVLV, encoded by the coding sequence ATCCCTGATAAAAAAGTCAAAACCACCTGTTCCTACTGCGGAGTCGGCTGCGGCATCGTGGCGGGAGTAGACGCCCAGCAAAAAGTACAGGTCGAAGGAGACAAAGATCACCCCGTAAACCAAGGCATGCTTTGTTCCAAAGGCATGAATCTCCACTACGTAGTCAATGACACTTCGGATAGAATCCTCCATCCTGAAATGCGCTGGAGCAGATCTCACCCTCGCGAGCGCGTGAGTTGGGATGATGCCCTGGATAGAGCGGCGGGGGTTTTCAAGTCATTGATTCAAAAACATGGACCGAAAAGTGTAGGTTTTTACGTTTCAGGGCAATGTCTGACGGAGGAATATTATGTAGTCAATAAATTGACAAAAGGCTTTCTGGGTACAAATAACATTGATACCAACAGCCGACTTTGTATGAGTTCGGCGGTAGTAGCATACAAAAAAACCTTTGGGGAAGACTCCGTGCCGATTTCCTACGAGGATATAGAATTGGCAGATGCCTTTCTCATTGCTGGCGCAAATCCTGCCTGGTGTCATCCTATCCTATTCCGAAGGCTGGAAAAGCATAAGGAGAAAAACCCAAATGTGAAAATCATTGTGGTAGATCCTAGAAAAACCGACTCGGCTAGTTTCGCAGATATTCACCTTCAGATCATCCCGGGAACAGACATCATTTTATACAATGCCATCGGCAAGCGAATTATTGATATCGGTCTAGCTGACAAGGCGTTCATTGAAAAACACACCGAAAACTACCTGAAATACCGCAAGCAAGTGATGGCCACATCGCTAAAAGAAGCCTCCAAACTCTGCGGTATCTCTGTGGATGAAATCAAACAAGTGGCTGAAATCATCGGAGAATCCAAAGGCTTTATCAGCATGTGGGCCATGGGATTGAACCAAAGTGCCGTAGGAACTGACAAGAATTTCTCTCTGCTAAACCTTTCTTTGGTGACCGGAAGAATCGGAAAACCAGGCAACGGGCCATTTTCTCTGACAGGTCAGCCCAACGCCATGGGAGGACGTGAAGTAGGGGGCATGGCCAGTCTTTTGGCGGCCCATAAGGAACTTAGCAACCCTATACACCGGCAGGAGGTGGCTAACTTCTGGGGAGTGCATGAGATTTCTGCGGAGCCCGGCTATTCTGCCACGGAAATGTTTGATGCACTGGAAAGTGGAGAAATGAAGGCCATTTGGATCATCTGCACCAATCCGCTGGTGAGCCTCCCCAATTCCAAAAAAATCGAAAAGGCCTTGAAAAATGCCAAGTTCGTGGTGGTTCAGGATATATCGCACAAAGCCGATACTGTAGCGTATGCAGACCTGGTACTTCCAGCCGCCGGATGGCTGGAAAAGGAGGGTACCATGACCAATTCCGAACGGAGAATCTCCTATTTGAATAAAGGTATCAACCCTCCAGGTGAGGCCAGAGCAGATGTGGAAATCCTCTGTGATTTCGCCAAAAGAATGGGTTTCAGAGGTTTTAACTTTTCAAACTCTGAGGAAATCTACGAGGAGTACTGTGCAATGACCAAGGGGACAAACATTGATATTTCATACCTGAATTACGATAGACTGAAAAACGAGGGTACTTTCCAATGGCCCGTACCGGAATACCGCCATGCAGGAACGCCCAGGCTTTTTTCCGATAGAAAATTTTACACCCCAAGCCAAAAAGCGGTATTCAATATTCCCGCACAGATCAGCAATACCTCAGAGCAAACCAGTAAGGAATACCCACTGATTCTCACTACAGGACGTGTGCGCGACCAGTGGCATACCATGACCAAGACCGGGAAAGTTTCCCGACTTCGCACACATTACCCAAGTCCTGTCTTGGAGATCAATCCCATAGATGCCTACCTGGATAAGGTGAAAGATGGTGATGTAGTGGAAGTAAAAAGCAAAAACGGAATGGTACGGGTGAAAGCCAAACTGTCCAAAGCTATCCGCGAAGGCGTGGTATTTCTCCCAATGCACTGGGGCAAGCAGCTGCAAAGTGACCTCAACCGTGCAAACAATCTCACCAAAACCGTAGTAGATCCTCAATCCAAGGAACCGGATTTCAAGTTTACTACAGTATCCGTTTCCAAGTATAAAAAAGCGAAGGAAAAAATCGTGGTGGTAGGAGCCGGAGCGGCAGCATTTCGTTTCATTCAAAACTATAGAGAGCATAACGAAACAGATGAAATCCATGTGTTTTCCAAAGAACCTCATCCATTCTACAATCGGGTACTATTGCCGGAATATGTGACTGAGGAACTCACCTGGGAGCAACTACAAAAAATCAAAGAGCAAGAGCTCAAAAAGCTGAAAATCAGCTTACACACGGAGCTTTCTGTAGAAAAAATCGATCCCGAACTTCAATTAGTAGTTGACGATAAAGGACAGGAATACTCCTTTGATAAGTTGATTTTGGCGACAGGAAGCCGGGCTTTTATCCCAAAAGATGCGCAGCTGGATCTGCCTGGGCGCTTTACCATGCGAAGTAAAATTGATGCGGATCGATTCAAAGATTACTTAGACGCTACCCATTTACCCCCGGAAAACCAGCATGTGGTTATCATCGGAGGTGGATTGCTGGGACTAGAGCTGGCGGCAGCTTTGCAGCACAATCGAGTCAAAGTGACCATCGTGCAGCGAGCATCCCGGCTGATGGAGCGACAGCTGGATGAGGTTTCCAGCAAACTGCTTTCCCTAGACGTGCAGGAGCGGGGAATTCATGTGTACTTTGACAATGAGGTGAGCACTGTTTTCGATGATGAGGAACACAAATCACTCTCCATCACCCTGAAAAGCGGAAAAATCATTTATGCCAATGCGGTGGTGTATGCCATAGGTACCCAACCAAATATTAAAATCGCAAGGGACAACGGCATCATCTGTGGACGAGGCATCAAGGTCAACCAGCATTTGCAGACCAATTACCCAAACATATTCGCCATAGGTGAGATCGCAGAATTCGAGAATCAGCTGTTTGGGATCACCTCCGCTGCTGAGGAGCAGGCCATGGTATTAGCCAATTACATTGCAGGAGATGTGAGCAGCATCTATTCCGGTTCCGTATTGATGAATATTCTAAAATTCAAAGATTTGGAACTGTGCAGCATTGGAGACATCAGCATTCCCGAAAATGACGACAGTTACGAGGAAATCATATTTACCGATATCAGTCGACGCTATTACAAAAAGTGCATTGTCAAAGATGATCTGTTGGTAGGGGCAGTGCTGATGGGAGATAAAAATGAATTTGCTGAATTCAAATCCCTGATTGAAAACAAAATTGAACTCTCCGAAAAACGTAAATCCTTACTGATGGGATCCTCGGATACCCGACCGGTTATTGGGAAATTAGTTTGTAGCTGTAGCCGTGTAGGTGAGGGAAACATCAAGGAAGCAATTGCAGACGGCTGCACAGATTTTACCGCACTTTGTCAGCAAACTGGAGCTGGACTGGGCTGTGGCAGCTGCAAAACGGAGGTTAGGGAGATTCTTCACCAATCAAAAGTACTGGTATGA
- a CDS encoding response regulator, translating to MNPIKIVLADDHELVRDGIKSLLESEDDFLVIDEAADGKEALAVVAEQKPDLLIVDIRMPVMNGLEVVKELTKSLPKIKKLVLSMHDSEEYVVEAIQAGADGYLLKGSSKSEFLKALHTISEGGKFFAGDVSAYIINNFVNGKPKASSKPEALPEELANLTNREKQILDLILQGKGNNEIAEELEISKRTAEVHRFNLMKKMNVKNLAELTTKCRELNMI from the coding sequence ATGAACCCAATTAAAATAGTTTTAGCGGATGATCACGAGTTGGTTCGCGATGGAATCAAATCCTTGCTGGAAAGTGAAGATGATTTTTTGGTCATAGATGAAGCCGCTGACGGTAAGGAAGCCTTAGCGGTAGTGGCCGAGCAAAAACCGGATCTGCTCATCGTAGACATCCGTATGCCGGTCATGAACGGACTGGAAGTCGTGAAGGAATTGACAAAATCCCTCCCCAAAATCAAAAAATTGGTTCTTTCCATGCACGATTCTGAAGAATATGTGGTGGAGGCCATCCAGGCTGGAGCGGATGGTTATTTGCTTAAAGGATCTTCGAAAAGCGAGTTTTTAAAGGCCCTGCACACGATTTCTGAAGGAGGAAAGTTTTTTGCAGGTGATGTCTCCGCGTATATCATCAACAACTTTGTCAATGGAAAACCCAAAGCCAGCAGTAAGCCTGAGGCGCTGCCGGAAGAGCTAGCAAACCTGACCAACCGGGAAAAGCAGATTTTAGATCTCATTTTGCAAGGAAAGGGGAATAATGAAATCGCAGAGGAATTGGAGATCAGTAAGCGAACTGCTGAGGTTCACCGATTTAATCTCATGAAAAAAATGAATGTGAAAAATCTAGCCGAGCTGACCACTAAGTGTAGGGAACTGAACATGATCTAG
- a CDS encoding DUF4202 domain-containing protein, with the protein MNQFQKAIALIDEVNAEDPTKETLDGKEISKELLYSIRMTDKLADFEPDSSEAMKLAVRAQHIARWKIPRSEYPMDRVGYLRWREELKKMHADLAAEILEKSGYDEETIERTKFLIRKKQLKTDPDTQTMEDVICLVFLEYYFEEFAEKHENEKVIDILQKTWAKMSEKGHRAALQLPLSPTSLQLVKEAIT; encoded by the coding sequence ATGAACCAATTTCAGAAAGCAATCGCATTGATCGATGAGGTCAATGCCGAAGATCCTACCAAAGAAACCCTTGACGGCAAAGAAATCTCCAAAGAACTCCTCTACTCCATCCGAATGACGGACAAACTGGCTGATTTTGAGCCTGATTCCTCCGAAGCCATGAAACTTGCCGTGCGTGCCCAGCACATCGCAAGGTGGAAAATTCCCAGATCGGAATACCCCATGGATAGGGTAGGATACCTGAGATGGAGAGAGGAGCTCAAGAAAATGCACGCTGATCTGGCTGCAGAAATTCTGGAAAAATCAGGCTATGATGAGGAGACCATCGAGCGGACTAAATTCCTGATCCGAAAAAAACAACTAAAAACTGATCCGGATACCCAAACCATGGAAGACGTCATCTGCCTGGTATTTTTGGAGTACTACTTCGAGGAGTTTGCAGAAAAGCATGAAAACGAAAAAGTCATTGACATCCTACAGAAGACCTGGGCGAAAATGTCGGAAAAAGGACACCGAGCCGCACTGCAATTGCCCCTTTCACCTACAAGTTTACAATTAGTCAAAGAAGCCATTACCTAA
- a CDS encoding ATP-binding protein, producing MTGTPRSLDQETFNRLRRLYLIALGAIAISLIASQLIIRKYLNDQENDSRLVNVAGRQRMLSQKLSKEVLQLAEATRQAEIISLSDTIQNTLTLWESANQALQAGDENFGFTAENSPVVEEMFSEINPHFENAVQAAQNFLLLKSENSSDTTSIALEVSAVQNNAKNFLVKMDEIVNQYDFEAKEKVNSLRRLELLITLFTMLVLVGEFLIIFWPSAKAMKQSIHELMDAEKKAIQMAKNADLLSQSKEKTVRELRALSQAMDQVLLFARITPEGYITHMGEKFSRLYKYHNFNINAKISDVLSTQENEKNTIDRIIAENKKAGWEGELKTSSRTGEDIWLDVSMTPFNSDEDKQELILICLDITKRKEVMEEVERLTKESFEEKMQQQKIVSRQIIENQENEQNRIAKDIHDGIGQMLTGLKYLLESVDPSDPEKAEIKIIKLKELTSNIIKGVRTATFNLTPPELKDYGIVPALTELTQELSKLTGKEIVLFNKSDFNQRLDSLVEINLYRITQEAINNAIKYAESTHIIVTISHSQNLLSIIVDDNGKGFDKAKLKSKPDEEGGMGLTFMKERVKYINGRLFINSSINEGTKVTLNVPLA from the coding sequence ATGACCGGTACACCGCGATCGCTGGATCAAGAAACTTTTAATCGACTACGCCGACTCTATCTTATCGCCTTGGGAGCTATTGCCATCTCCTTGATCGCAAGCCAACTCATCATCCGAAAGTATCTCAATGATCAGGAAAACGATAGCCGGTTAGTAAATGTAGCCGGCAGACAGCGCATGCTCAGCCAAAAACTCAGCAAAGAAGTTTTGCAACTCGCCGAAGCTACCCGCCAAGCCGAAATCATCAGCCTCTCAGATACCATCCAAAACACGCTGACCCTTTGGGAGAGTGCCAATCAAGCACTTCAGGCCGGAGACGAGAACTTTGGATTTACTGCTGAAAACAGCCCGGTAGTCGAGGAAATGTTTTCCGAGATCAATCCCCATTTCGAAAATGCCGTTCAGGCCGCGCAGAATTTCCTGCTTCTAAAATCCGAAAACTCATCGGACACTACGAGCATAGCCTTAGAAGTCTCAGCGGTGCAAAACAATGCTAAAAATTTCCTGGTGAAAATGGACGAAATCGTAAACCAGTACGATTTTGAGGCCAAGGAAAAGGTAAATAGCCTCAGAAGGTTGGAGCTATTGATCACACTTTTCACTATGCTAGTCTTAGTTGGGGAGTTTTTGATCATCTTTTGGCCTTCGGCCAAAGCCATGAAGCAAAGCATCCATGAACTGATGGATGCTGAGAAAAAAGCCATTCAAATGGCAAAAAACGCTGATTTACTCAGTCAATCCAAAGAAAAAACAGTACGTGAACTAAGAGCGCTTAGCCAGGCAATGGACCAGGTGCTGCTTTTCGCCCGAATCACACCAGAAGGCTATATCACGCACATGGGAGAGAAATTCAGCCGGCTCTATAAGTACCATAATTTCAACATAAATGCTAAAATCTCCGATGTTCTCTCCACACAGGAAAATGAAAAGAACACCATAGATCGAATTATAGCTGAAAACAAAAAGGCAGGCTGGGAAGGCGAACTCAAAACCAGCTCTCGCACCGGTGAGGACATCTGGCTGGATGTATCCATGACCCCATTCAATTCCGATGAAGATAAGCAGGAACTGATCTTAATTTGCCTGGACATTACCAAGCGGAAGGAAGTCATGGAGGAAGTGGAGCGCCTGACCAAGGAGAGCTTTGAAGAGAAAATGCAGCAGCAAAAAATCGTCTCCAGACAGATTATAGAAAATCAGGAAAACGAACAAAATCGGATTGCCAAAGATATTCATGACGGAATCGGCCAAATGCTGACAGGATTGAAATACCTGCTGGAGAGTGTGGATCCTAGCGACCCGGAAAAAGCGGAAATCAAAATCATTAAGCTCAAAGAACTCACTTCCAATATTATCAAAGGTGTGCGAACGGCCACTTTCAACCTGACTCCCCCTGAATTGAAGGATTATGGGATAGTCCCGGCTCTCACCGAACTGACCCAGGAGCTTTCCAAGCTTACCGGAAAAGAAATCGTACTCTTCAACAAATCAGATTTCAATCAACGTCTGGATTCCCTGGTAGAAATCAACCTCTACCGCATCACGCAGGAAGCCATCAACAATGCCATCAAGTATGCCGAATCCACACACATCATCGTCACCATTTCCCACAGCCAAAACCTACTCAGCATCATAGTAGATGACAATGGCAAAGGATTTGACAAGGCAAAACTCAAGTCCAAACCCGACGAGGAAGGAGGAATGGGATTGACGTTTATGAAAGAACGGGTCAAATATATCAACGGACGCCTTTTCATCAATTCGTCCATCAATGAAGGCACAAAAGTCACCCTTAACGTACCTTTAGCCTAG
- the nirD gene encoding nitrite reductase small subunit NirD: MEELLKQYQTVAEQQAINWVRVGHTSDFPENAGACVKYNSKQIAVYYFSRTDSWYACQNLCPHKMEMVLSRGMTGDSQGIPKVACPLHKKTFSLEDGSNLNGEAYSIATYPVRIQEGNVYIGFAD; the protein is encoded by the coding sequence ATGGAAGAATTATTAAAACAATATCAAACAGTCGCAGAACAACAGGCCATCAACTGGGTGAGAGTAGGGCATACAAGCGACTTTCCGGAAAATGCCGGTGCCTGTGTGAAGTATAACTCCAAGCAGATTGCTGTGTACTATTTCAGCAGAACAGATTCTTGGTATGCCTGCCAAAACCTCTGTCCGCACAAGATGGAAATGGTCCTATCACGAGGAATGACAGGAGATTCTCAGGGCATCCCAAAAGTAGCCTGTCCCCTTCACAAGAAGACCTTCTCACTAGAAGACGGTAGCAATCTGAACGGTGAAGCCTACAGCATAGCCACCTATCCGGTCAGGATTCAGGAGGGAAATGTATATATTGGATTCGCAGATTAA